CGCCCGATCGGAAGATGCTCGAGGTCGGCAAGGGGACGATCGACTGGAAGGCGATCTTCGCGCAGCAGAAGCTCGGCGGCATCAAGCACTTCCTGGTGGAGCACGACAACCCGGCCGACCCGATGCAGAGCATCGCGACGTCGTTCCGCTACCTGAAGGAGCTCCGCTTCTGACCTGGGACGCGATCGTCGTCGGCTCCGGGATGTCCGGGGGCTGGGCGGCGAAGGAACTCGCCGAGCGCGGCCTCCGCACGTTGGTGCTGGAGGCCGGTCGGATGATCACGCCCGAGCGCGACTACCTGATGGACACGCCGGCGTACGAGTTCCCCTACCGCGGTCTCGGCAACCCAAAGGAGACCGCGGAGAAGTTTGCGATTCAGCGCAGGTCGGTGGGCTTCTCGGAGGCGACGAAACAGTTCTTCGTCGATGATCGCGAGCTGCCGTACAACACGGCGCCTGGGACCGACTTCTCGTGGCTCCGCTCGCGCGTGCTCGGCGGCCGCACGCTGCTCTGGGGGCGGATGGCGTTCCGGATGAGCGACCTCGACTTCACCGCCAACCTGCGTGATGGTATCGGCATCGACTGGCCGCTCCGTCACGCCGACCTCGCGCCGTGGTACGAGTACGTGGAGCGGTTCGTCGGCGTGTCGGGTGAGGCACTCGGGTTGGACTACCTCCCCGATTCGCATTTCCTCCCGCCGATGCAGCTGACGTGCGCCGAGGAACAGGTCAAGGCAGGACTGACGAAGGCGTATGGCGGCCGCCGCATCATGACGATCGGCCGCACCGCGGTGCTCACGCAACCGATCCATGGACGCGCGGCCTGCCACTACTGCAACAGCTGCGAACGCGGCTGCTCGACCTTCTCGTACTTCAACTCGGTGCACGCCACGCTGCCCGCGGCGATGAAGACGGGGCGCTGCACCATTCGCCCCTTCTCTATTGTGCACTCGCTGGCGTACGACGACCGGACCGGGAAGGCGACCGGTGTCCGGATCATCGACGCCAACACGCACGAGGCGATCGAGTTGAAGGCGAAGGTGATCTTCCTCTGCGCCTCGACGCTGGAGTCGGCGCGGATCCTCCTCAACAGTGCCACCGCAGGGCAGCCGACCGGCCTCGGCAACGCGTCGGACCAGCTCGGCCGCAACCTGATGGACCACATCAAGGGCGCTGGTGCGTCGGGGCGCGTCGAGGGGCTCGACGACAAGACCTCCTTCGGTCGGCGCCCGACCGGTGTCTACATCCCGCGCTTCCGGAATCTCGACGCGCGCAGCCACCAGACCGACTTCATCCGCGGCTACGGCTATCAGGGCGGCGCGGGCGGGCGCGGTCCGCTCTGGTCATCGGCGGCCGGGACGCCGGGCTTCGGCGCCGACTTCAAGCGCGGCCTCAAGCACGCCATCGGTGGCTGGGGCTTCTCCATGAGCGGCTTCGCGGAGTGCCTCCCGAACCCCGAGAATCGGATGCAGATCGATCCGACACTCAAGGACGCCTGGGGCATCCCGACGCTGAAGATCTCGGCGAAGTGGGGCGAGAACGAGCTCCGGCTGCACAAGGACATGGCGGAGCAGGCAGGCGAGATGCTCGAGGCCGCCGGCGTGAAGAACGTCAGCATCAACCGCGGCACGCCGCCGCCGATGGGGCAGACCAACCACGAGATGGGTGCCGCGCGGATGGGCCGGTCGCCGAAGACGTCGGTGCTCAACGCCTGGAACCAGGTGTGGGACGCCAAGAATGTCTTCGTGACCGACGGCGCCGCGATGGTCTCCTCCAGCTGCGTGAACCCGTCGCTCACCTACATGGCGCTGACGGCGCGTGCGGCGGCGTACGCCGTGAGCCGCCTGAAGCGGAACGAGTTGTAGATGGAACGGCGCGACTTCCTCGCGGCCGCCGCGGCGATTCCGGCGTTCCGCCTCCTGCCCGCGACGAACAAGCTCGGCGACATCGGCCTCGCGACGATCACCGTCGCCAAGGGGATGACGGAGCAGCCGGCGAAGACGCTCGATGCCGTCGCCGAAATCGGCTACACCGAGATCGGGCTGAGCCAGCTGTATGGCAGCACGGCGCCGCAGATCGAGGAGATGCTCAAGCAGTCGGGGCTCCACTGTCCGGTGCTGCACCTGCCGTGGGCCGACCTGAGTGACGCCAATTTCCCGGCGGCGCTCGAACGCTGCCACGTTCTTGGCGCGCGCTATCTCTTCTGCCCGTCACTGCCTGCGCCCAAGTGGACGACGCGGGCCGGGATCACGGAGCTGGCCGAGGTCTTCAATCGGCAGGGTGCCAAGGCGCGGGATGAAGGCGTCATCCTCGGCTTCCACAATCATGCCGCCGAGTTCGCGCTGGTCGATGGCGTGCCGGGCCTTGCGCGCTTCCTCGACGAGACCGACCGCGAGCTGATGCAGCTCGAGCTCGATTGTTATTGGGTCACCAAGGCGGGGCAGGATCCGGTGGCGTGGCTGCTCCGCAACCCGGGGCGGGTCCCGGCGCTGCACATCAAGGATATGGCGATGGGTGGCGGCTTTGCGGATGTTGGCGCGGGCACGATTGATTACCGCCGGATCTTCCGCGAGCGGAAGCGTGCCGGGGTGAAGCACTTCCTGGTCGAGCATGATCAGCCCGCGGATGAATTGGCGACGGCGCGGGCATCATATCGATATCTCCGCGCGTTGCGATTTTAACGGCGGGGCTGGCATCTGAAGGGCGCAGCATGCTGCGCCCCTACAGCGATGATGCTGGCCTGCATCCCCCGATATCTCGGGATGCCGGCCGATGTAATACGATGCTCCGTGTGTACGGGCGCAGCATGCTGCGCCCGGGAGCCATCCCGACGATCACGCCGGCGCCGCGATGGGATTCCGGCCTGCATCCCCCTATATCCCGGGATGCCGGCCGATGCGATACGATGCCCCGTGTGTACGGGCGCGGCCTGCCGCGCCCTCGATATCCCTGAATGCATGGAGCCCCGCCCGATGGCCACTTCCCGCCGCACCTTCCTTGCCGCTTCGGCGGCCACGATCGCCGGCATCTCGCACGCCAATGCCATCCACGCCGCACCGTCGGCGCCGCGGGTGGGCCGCCTGAAACAGTCGGTCACCCGGTGGACGTATGGCGGGATGCCCTACGATGAGTTCTGCCAGATGCTGGTGAAGCTCGGCTTCGGCGGGGTCGATCTCGTGAACCCGGCGGATTGGGCGACGGTCAAGAAGCATGGGCTCAAGATCTCGACCTCGAACTCCACCACCCGCGGCGACTTCATCAGTCGTGGGTTGAATGACCGGGCCAATCATGCGCTGATCCTGGGTGAGCTCGAGACGGTGCTGCCGGCCGCGGCGAAGGAGGGGATCCCGAACGTGATCGCGATGTTCGGCAACGCCGGCAGCATCAGCCGCGAGGACGGGATCGCGGCGTGCGCGGAGGGGCTGGCGAAGATCGCGCCGCTGGCGGAGAAGGTCGGGGTGACGGTGATCCTCGAGATGCTCAATTCGCGGGTCGATCACCGCGGCTTCCAGGGCGACACCTCGGCGTACGGGATTGCCGTCGCCGAGAAGGTCAACTCGCCACGCGTGCGACTGCTGTACGACATTTACCACATGCAGATCAGCGAGGGCGACATCATCCGCTCGATCCGCACCAACGGGAAGTACTTCGCGCACTACCACACGGCGGGGAACCCGGGGCGGAACGAGATCGGCGACACGCAGGAGCTCTACTATCCGGCCATTGCCAAGGCGATCGCGGACACGGGCTTCCAGGGGTGGCTGGCGCACGAGTTCTCGCCGCGCGGCGACAAGGAAGTGGCGCTAACGGAGGCGCGGGACCGGTGTACGGTGTAGTACAGCCGCGCATGCCTGCCCTGAGCGTAGCGAAGGGTCAGGCCGCTTGAGTGATCGCTCCGGTCAGCAGACTGCAATGGTCTACAGGTTTCCTATGGAAAACCACACCGCCAGCTTCCGATTCCGGGGGGGGGGGGTCTATTCTCTAATTCCTGACCCTCTCATCGCCTCTCTGGAGCGCCACGACCATGACGAATGACCGTCACACCATTTCCGTTCTGGACGCTGCCGCATTGACTGCCCGCTGGCGGAAGTCGCACCCCGACGCAATGCGGGCCGCGCGCTTTGATCGTATCGCGTTCGACCGGTTGCTGAGCAGGCCGGGTGTCGCAGGGATCCGCATCTACCTCGCGATGCAGTCTGGTGGTGAATGGACGTACGTGATGGTGGCGACAGACGGGAATGGCAAGGACATCCTCGGGGACGTTGGCGACGTGACAGGGACCGCGGGGACCGGGGTCGAGGAGCAGGCCTACCCATGCCCACCCTACTGTGACTGCTCAAGCCCCCTGAACGGGGACTGCCCGCCCGACGAATGACTGTACCAATGTGGTTCACGATGCTGGCGCTCTGCTATCTGGCGATGCAGGTAGCCGGGCTCGTCGTGGGCCTTGTGCGATGGCATCATCTCGGCTTGCCGGAACGCTTTGCGGCACTCTGGTTCGGGGTCGCCGCGATTGCGGGGATTGTCGAACATGTTCTCCGAACGACGCAGCACAACAGTCAACTTGCCGCCCATTTGTGGTTTGCTCCGAGTGGCGTGCTCGCGCTCTGGATTGCGGCCGGGGTCGTCACCGGACGGCGCGCCAGGGCGCTATGGCGAGCGGCCGCGCTCGCCTACCTCGGGGTTATCGCTATGGTCCTGGCAATCACTGAGACCCCGGCGGAGTATTCTCCGTACGCTGGTGCGATTCATGGGATGGTGCTGGTCGGGGTCGGTGCACACTCAATCGTCTATCGCGCTGGGCACGCAGGCGTGTCTCTATGGCGTGACGCCTCCTTCCTGATTGGTGCCGGGCTGCTCCTCATCGGGGGGCCGACAACGTTCCTTGCACTGGTTTCACGGACTCTGGGCAGCACAGACGGGGCGACAGTGCGCGTTCTATACGCAATGCGGTTGTGCCTCGCTGTAGGGGGCCAGGGTTTCATCCTCCGTGGGCTCTTGCCAATGCCTCGACGAGGACGGGAGCACACCCAATGATCTTGGTTGTCACACTCACCCTCGTTGGCACAATTCTGCTTGCGACGATTATTGGAACGGCCGTGGTGCAGCAGTCACGACTGTTGAGGCTTCGGCAGTCCCTATCCGGACGGCTGATTGAGGCACAAGACAGGGAGCGCGCAGCCCTCGCTCGCGAACTGCACGATGACATGGTTGGTCGGCTGGATGCCGTCAGCCGAGGATTACGCGCACTTTCGAACGGAGATGCGAACGACTACGGAGATGAGCTTGCCGAGCTCGCGGATGAACTTCGCGATGTCGCACGGCAGCTTCACCCTTCCCTGGTTGATCTCCGCGGACTTGAGGTTGCGCTGCAGGTGCTGGGTGACGAGATGGCGTCACGTGCCGGCATCGCGATCACCG
Above is a genomic segment from Gemmatimonadota bacterium containing:
- a CDS encoding GMC family oxidoreductase, translating into MSGGWAAKELAERGLRTLVLEAGRMITPERDYLMDTPAYEFPYRGLGNPKETAEKFAIQRRSVGFSEATKQFFVDDRELPYNTAPGTDFSWLRSRVLGGRTLLWGRMAFRMSDLDFTANLRDGIGIDWPLRHADLAPWYEYVERFVGVSGEALGLDYLPDSHFLPPMQLTCAEEQVKAGLTKAYGGRRIMTIGRTAVLTQPIHGRAACHYCNSCERGCSTFSYFNSVHATLPAAMKTGRCTIRPFSIVHSLAYDDRTGKATGVRIIDANTHEAIELKAKVIFLCASTLESARILLNSATAGQPTGLGNASDQLGRNLMDHIKGAGASGRVEGLDDKTSFGRRPTGVYIPRFRNLDARSHQTDFIRGYGYQGGAGGRGPLWSSAAGTPGFGADFKRGLKHAIGGWGFSMSGFAECLPNPENRMQIDPTLKDAWGIPTLKISAKWGENELRLHKDMAEQAGEMLEAAGVKNVSINRGTPPPMGQTNHEMGAARMGRSPKTSVLNAWNQVWDAKNVFVTDGAAMVSSSCVNPSLTYMALTARAAAYAVSRLKRNEL
- a CDS encoding sugar phosphate isomerase/epimerase — encoded protein: MERRDFLAAAAAIPAFRLLPATNKLGDIGLATITVAKGMTEQPAKTLDAVAEIGYTEIGLSQLYGSTAPQIEEMLKQSGLHCPVLHLPWADLSDANFPAALERCHVLGARYLFCPSLPAPKWTTRAGITELAEVFNRQGAKARDEGVILGFHNHAAEFALVDGVPGLARFLDETDRELMQLELDCYWVTKAGQDPVAWLLRNPGRVPALHIKDMAMGGGFADVGAGTIDYRRIFRERKRAGVKHFLVEHDQPADELATARASYRYLRALRF
- a CDS encoding TIM barrel protein, producing the protein MEPRPMATSRRTFLAASAATIAGISHANAIHAAPSAPRVGRLKQSVTRWTYGGMPYDEFCQMLVKLGFGGVDLVNPADWATVKKHGLKISTSNSTTRGDFISRGLNDRANHALILGELETVLPAAAKEGIPNVIAMFGNAGSISREDGIAACAEGLAKIAPLAEKVGVTVILEMLNSRVDHRGFQGDTSAYGIAVAEKVNSPRVRLLYDIYHMQISEGDIIRSIRTNGKYFAHYHTAGNPGRNEIGDTQELYYPAIAKAIADTGFQGWLAHEFSPRGDKEVALTEARDRCTV